A stretch of the Panicum virgatum strain AP13 chromosome 9N, P.virgatum_v5, whole genome shotgun sequence genome encodes the following:
- the LOC120689292 gene encoding serine/threonine-protein kinase STY8-like encodes MGSAYDVEIRQDLLQLMSCGQRNILQFHGICFNENHGLCIVTRMMEGGSVHDIIMQRNKRLSLRDTVRIALDVADGLAFMNSYGIAYRDLNSRKILLDRQGNACLGDMGIITPCNNVGEVTEYETSGYRWLAPEIIAGDPETVSETWMSNVYSYGMVLWEMITGEEAYSTYSPVQAAVGIAACGLRPEIPRDCPPFLRSLMNRCWDNNPLRRPQFSEIISILQRQNAR; translated from the exons ATGGGAAGTGCTTATGATGTTGAGATCCGTCAGGACTTGCTGCAGTTGATGAGCTGTGGCCAGAGGAACATCCTCCAATTCCATGGCATTTGCTTCAACGAAAACCATGGGCTCTGCATAGTGACGAGGATGATGGAAGGGGGATCTGTTCATGATATTATTATGCAGAGAAACAAAAGACTGTCGCTCCGAGATACAGTTAGGATTGCCCTTGATGTTGCTGATGGGCTAGCCTTCATGAACAGCTATGGCATTGCGTACCGTGATCTTAATTCTCGGAAAATCCTGCTAGACAGGCAAGGGAACGCTTGCCTTGGGGATATGGGCATTATTACCCCTTGTAATAATGTCGGTGAGGTCACGGAGTATGAGACATCTGGATATCGATGGCTAGCTCCAGAG ATCATTGCTGGAGATCCTGAAACAGTCTCTGAGACCTGGATGAGCAACGTCTACAGCTACGGAATGGTGCTGTGGGAGATGATCACCGGAGAGGAGGCATACTCCACCTACTCGCCAGTGCAAGCAGCGGTTGGAATCGCCGCCTGCGGGCTGAGGCCTGAGATCCCAAGAGACTGTCCTCCTTTCCTGAGGTCACTGATGAACAGGTGCTGGGACAATAACCCTCTGAGGCGCCCTCAGTTCTCTGAGATCATATCCATCCTACAGAGGCAGAATGCTAGATAG
- the LOC120690412 gene encoding NADH dehydrogenase [ubiquinone] 1 alpha subcomplex subunit 8-B-like produces MSASSTPVDASGEPIPTSSVLMAASKHIAVRCRPENVAFLNCKKKDPNPDKCLEKGRQVTRCVLSLLKELHQKCPKEMDAYAGCMYYFTNEFDFCRKEQQAFEEACPISE; encoded by the exons ATGTCGGCGAGCAGCACGCCCGTGGACGCCTCGGGGGAGCCGATCCCAACATCGTCGGTGTTGATGGCggcgtccaagcacatcgcggTCCGGTGCCGCCCGGAGAACGTGGCCTTCCTCAACTGCAAGAAGAAGGACCCCAACCCCGATAAGTGCCTCGAGAAGGGCCGCCAGGTCACTCGCTGCGTCCTCAGCCT GTTGAAAGAACTGCACCAGAAGTGTCCCAAAGAGATGGACGCGTATGCTGGTTGCATGTATTACTTCACCAATGAATTTGACTTCTGCCGTAAGGAGCAGCAAGCTTTTGAGGAAGCCTGCCCCATTTCTGAGTAG
- the LOC120690860 gene encoding uncharacterized protein LOC120690860 produces the protein MAAALECWSGRPSTDEEMVEQVLMKPHGRSDDSLPTCADSAYTGEPTSAPVPPKKWQRLGRNFAGAIAAFKNTLSLDGGGLPHDPSPRAEKPPPLLLRGLAQLYSRGANNQQLPEKLVADLRRHFDALPNSYAQAGFDMKDVLLHARLVEQATGEDQPAVNTEEIHGRGGGDEGTTFQLTFACIAPLSWQSMSGSLDSPLFCCKKIQIFEKRGLTLGVVMILVQSGNEVVFKNRVESALKSVVKKQRKNSGGVKLPFGLCGCQEEGSRNFDEESMFDPDDGQVLDNEPIRRPQLPTPLPQSSVFVSVDEWQTIRSGGEELGRWMLRSEEIEFIDWVGAN, from the exons atggcggcggcgctggagtgcTGGTCAGGGCGGCCGAGCACCGACGAGGAGATGGTGGAGCAGGTTCTCATGAAGCCCCACGGCCGCTCAGACGACTCCCTCCCGACCTGCGCCGACTCTGCCTACACCGGCGAGCCCACGTCGGCGCCGGTGCCTCCCAAGAAGTGGCAGAGGCTGGGCCGCAACTTCGCCGGTGCCATCGCTGCGTTCAAGAACACGCTTAGCCTGgatggcggcggcctcccccACGACCCCTCACCGCGCGCTGAGAAGCCACCACCGCTCCTCCTCCGTGGCCTTGCGCAGCTCTACTCCCGCGGCGCCAACAACCAGCAGCTGCCGGAGAAGCTCGTTgccgacctccgccgccactTCGACGCTCTGCCCAACAG CTATGCACAGGCAGGATTTGACATGAAAGACGTCCTTTTGCATGCCCGCCTTGTAGAGCAGGCGACTGGTGAGGATCAGCCTGCAGTGAACACTGAGGAAATTCATGGCAGGGGAGGTGGTGATGAAGGCACTACTTTTCAGCTAACATTTGCTTGCATTGCCCCACTTTCATGGCAGTCAATGTCAGGATCATTAGATAGCCCTTTGTTCTGTTGCAAGAAGATCCAGATCTTTGAGAAGAGAGGGTTGACACTTGGTGTTGTCATGATACTTGTGCAGTCTGGGAATGAGGTGGTCTTCAAGAACCGGGTCGAGTCTGCACTGAAATCGGTTGTAaagaagcagaggaagaacAGTGGTGGTGTGAAGCTACCATTTGGGCTTTGTGGTTGCCAAGAAGAAGGATCAAGAAACTTTGATGAGGAGTCAATGTTTGATCCAGATGATGGTCAGGTACTTGACAATGAGCCGATTCGCAGACCACAGCTTCCCACTCCCCTACCACAGTCATCAGTCTTTGTCTCGGTGGATGAATGGCAAACAATCCGATCTGGCGGTGAGGAGCTTGGCCGCTGGATGCTGCGTTCTGAGGAGATTGAGTTCATTGACTGGGTTGGTGCTAATTGA
- the LOC120691962 gene encoding ethylene-overproduction protein 1-like isoform X2 has protein sequence MTNNFLTTIKSLKLIEGCKAAQLYALSSLGPASTSGSGDAGGSGRPQPPPPPKTISLRSGSLYYPHAAPSTSGAFTPEHHLPCGLPVADALEPALDACLRPVDHVGALAASFRRVSAATAVGEDDLCDAYLEQHALFQSIGDARLLRRSLRAARIHADDPHRRVVLAAWLRYERREDELDPAPPPLAPCTATTPLLECPRAAVFASVSSGVEPVCPCRRPPPPPATPPPQRLRRNTSEMSEEEEEPETNDLWFIIGEEKVACERSCIAALSKPLNTLLYGGFAEAQRDRIDFSRDGITARGMRAVAAYSRRGQVDDFPPDIISQLLAFSNKFCCDGLKAACDNKLASMVRGVDDAHSLIEVGLEEASHLLVASCLQAFLRELPKSLANPDIARLLCSPEGRECLDIAGNASFALYYFLSYVAMEQDLKSNTTVMLLERLNECAELPWQKQLALHQLGCVMLARGEFEDAQEWFEAAVAEDHVYSLAGEARAKYKRGHKYAAYKLMNSVVGEYEEPAGWMYQERALYCVGKEKQADLQSATELDPTMTFPYKYRACALLEEDKAASAIAEISKVIGFKMATDCLELRAWFYLALEEYELTVQDVRAILTLDPSYMMFHGRMHGEQLIELLRGQVQQWDMADCWMQLYDRWSAVDDIGSLAVVQQMLTREPGNSSLRFRQSLLLLRLNCQKAAMRSLRYARNSSVHEHERLVYEGWILYDSGHRDEALAKAEQSISLQRSFEAFFLKAYALGDSSLDTESSLSVVQLLEHANSCASDNLRKGQAYNNMGSIFVDCDMLDEAAECYGIALNIKHTRAHQGLARVHYLKNRKQAAFDEMTKLVQIATNSASAYEKRSEYGERDAAKNDLNTATLLDPTRTYPYRYRAAVLMDENKEEEAIAELSGAIAFKPDLQLLHLRAAFFDSMGDTASTMRDCEAALCLDPTHGDTLELYSKVSARAEPES, from the exons ATGACCAATAACTTCCTCACGACGATAaaaagcctgaagctgatcgagGGGTGCAAGGCCGCGCAACTCTACGCGTTGAGCTCCCTCGGGCCGGCCTCCACCTCCGGCTCAGGGGATGCAGGCGGGAGCGGCAGGCCccaacccccgccgccgcccaagacCATCTCGCTGCGGTCGGGTTCGTTGTACTACCCGCACGCGGCGCCGTCCACGTCGGGGGCCTTCACGCCCGAGCACCACCTGCCGTGCGGCCTCCCGGTGGCCGACGCGCTCGAGCCGGCCCTGGACGCGTGCCTGCGCCCCGTCGACCACGTCGGCGCGCTCGCCGCGTCGTTCCGGCGGGTCTCGGCCGCCACGGCGGTGGGAGAGGACGACCTCTGCGACGCGTACCTAGAGCAGCACGCGCTGTTCCAGTCCATCGGCGACGCGCGGCTGCTCCGGCGCTCGCTGCGGGCCGCGCGCATCCACGCCGACGACCCGCACCGGCGCGTCGTGCTCGCCGCGTGGCTCCGGTACGAGCGCCGCGAGGACGAGCTcgacccggcgccgccgccgctcgcgccctGCACCGCGACGACACCGCTGCTCGAGTGCCCCCGCGCCGCGGTCTTCGCCAGCGTGTCCTCCGGCGTGGAACCGGTctgcccgtgccgccgcccgccgcctcctcccgccaCCCCTCCACCCCAACGCCTGAGGCGCAACACGTCCGAGatgagcgaggaggaggaggagccggagaCCAATGACCTGTGGTTCATCATCGGCGAGGAGAAGGTGGCGTGCGAGCGCTCGTGCATCGCCGCGCTCTCCAAGCCGCTCAACACGCTCCTCTACGGCGGGTTCGCCGAGGCGCAGCGCGACCGGATCGATTTCTCTCGCGACGGCATCACGGCGCGCGGCatgcgcgccgtcgccgcctacAGCCGCCGCGGCCAGGTCGACGACTTCCCGCCCGACATCATCTCCCAGCTCCTCGCCTTCTCCAACAAGTTCTGCTGCGACGGCCTCAAGGCAGCCTGCGACAACAAGCTCGCATCCATGGTgcgcggcgtcgacgacgcccACTCCCTCATCGAGGTCGGCCTCGAGGAGGCCTCCCACCTCCTCGTCGCCTCCTGCCTCCAGGCCTTCCTGCGGGAGCTCCCCAAGTCGCTCGCCAACCCGGACATCGCGCGCCTTCTCTGCAGCCCGGAGGGCCGGGAGTGCCTTGACATCGCCGGCAACGCGTCCTTCGCGCTCTACTACTTCCTCTCCTACGTCGCCATGGAGCAGGACCTCAAGTCGAACACCACGGTGATGTTGTTGGAGAGGCTGAACGAGTGCGCGGAGCTTCCATGGCAAAAGCAGCTGGCGTTGCACCAGCTCGGGTGCGTGATGCTGGCGCGCGGCGAGTTCGAGGACGCGCAGGAGTGGTTtgaggccgccgtcgccgaggacCATGTCTACTCGCTCGCCGGGGAGGCGCGCGCCAAGTACAAGCGCGGGCACAAGTACGCCGCCTACAAGCTGATGAACAGCGTCGTCGGCGAGTACGAGGAGCCTGCCGGATGGATGTACCAGGAGCGGGCGCTGTATTGCGTCGGCAAGGAGAAGCAGGCCGATCTCCAGTCGGCGACGGAGCTTGACCCGACGATGACGTTCCCATACAAGTACCGCGCCTGCGCGCTGCTGGAGGAGGACAAGGCGGCGTCGGCGATCGCGGAGATCAGCAAGGTGATCGGTTTCAAGATGGCCACCGACTGCCTTGAGCTCCGGGCGTGGTTCTACCTTGCCCTTGAGGAGTACGAGCTGACCGTGCAGGATGTCCGGGCGATACTGACACTGGATCCGAGCTACATGATGTTCCATGGGAGGATGCACGGGGAGCAGCTGATTGAGCTCCTCCGGGGGCAGGTGCAGCAGTGGGACATGGCGGATTGCTGGATGCAGCTGTATGATCGATGGTCGGCGGTGGATGACATCGGCTCTCTAGCAGTTGTGCAGCAGATGCTCACCAGGGAACCCGGAAACAGCAGCTTGCGGTTTCGACAGTCACTTCTCCTGTTAAG GCTAAATTGTCAGAAGGCGGCCATGCGTAGTCTGAGATATGCGCGGAACAGTTCGGTCCATGAGCACGAGAGGCTTGTATACGAAGGATGGATCTTGTACGACAGTGGACATCGGGATGAAGCACTAGCCAAGGCTGAGCAGTCGATTAGCCTTCAGAGATCATTCGAAGCCTTCTTCCTGAAGGCGTATGCTTTGGGAGATTCTAGCCTGGACACGGAATCTTCGCTCTCCGTCGTGCAGCTTCTGGAGCATGCTAACAGCTGTGCTTCCGACAACCTCCGGAAGGGGCAA GCATACAACAACATGGGGAGCATCTTCGTGGACTGCGACATGCTGGATGAGGCTGCCGAGTGCTACGGCATAGCTCTGAACATAAAGCACACGCGGGCGCATCAGGGTCTGGCGCGCGTCCATTACCTGAAGAACAGGAAGCAAGCTGCGTTCGACGAGATGACCAAGCTCGTGCAGATAGCTACCAACAGCGCGTCGGCGTATGAAAAACGGTCAGAGTACGGCGAGCGCGACGCCGCCAAGAACGACCTGAACACAGCGACGCTTCTGGACCCTACAAGGACCTATCCTTACAGATACAGAGCAGCCG TTCTGATGGACGAGAACAAGGAAGAGGAGGCGATCGCGGAGCTGTCAGGAGCCATAGCCTTCAAGCCGGACCTCCAGCTGCTCCACCTCCGCGCGGCGTTCTTCGACTCCATGGGCGACACGGCGAGCACCATGCGGGACTGCGAGGCGGCGCTCTGCCTGGACCCGACCCACGGCGACACCCTCGAGCTGTACAGCAAAGTCTCCGCCAGGGCCGAGCCGGAGAGCTAG
- the LOC120691145 gene encoding probable inactive receptor-like protein kinase At3g56050: MERRRSPRLLLHVLFLVAASWPLGSTGIGCLGVGPENNGASASSRNSRRLLQKGDRNEDGLFHLPHTRTFSHKSRSHRRAPTPAAAPVSAPSPLPFISPPERSPSSSPHASRSMPRQSTSQYHPTAASPHLDRPRPTPKQDEHDRSVQTPVHSSHKHSWTTYGVVAVGIAVFILVSAASVLCFRAKKMGTVRPWATGLSGQLQKAFVTGVPSLKRSELETACEDFSNIIGSTSSCMLYKGTLSSGVEIAVASSLVTSAKDWSKENESQYRKKITSLSKVSHKNFMNLLGYCEEEHPFTRAMVFEYAPNGTLFEHLHIREAEKLDWMTRLRVSMGIAYCLEHMHQLKTPVVPRNFDSTTIYLTDDFAAKVSDLEFWNDAKGHSSTNGDLTSSSDLENIVRKYGIVLLEILTGRVPYSEDGPLEHWASRYFNGEMRLEELIDPGIGSFPEDAARALCEVARSCIDPDPKKRPQMAEVAARMREITALGPDGATPKVSPLWWAELEIMSSES, from the exons atggagcggcggcggtcgccGAGGCTGCTGCTCCATGTGCTCTTCTTGGTCGCCGCTTCTTGGCCTCTCGGGAGCACAG GGATTGGATGCCTCGGAGTTGGCCCGGAGAACAATGGAGCTTCGGCTAGTTCTAG GAATTCCAGAAGACTGCTGCAGAAGGGAGACAGGAATGAAGATGGCTTATTTCATCTCCCACACACAAGGACTTTCTCGCACAAGAGCAGATCACATAGAAGAGCTCCAacgccagcagcagcaccagtgTCTGCTCCATCACCCTTACCATTCATATCCCCTCCAGAACGCTCGCCTTCTTCATCACCACATGCTTCAAGATCCATGCCACGCCAGTCTACTTCACAATATCATCCAACTGCAGCTTCTCCACATTTGGACAGGCCTAGGCCTACACctaagcaagatgaacatgatcGTTCAGTTCAAACTCCAGTTCATTCCTCGCATAAACATTCCTGGACAACCTACGGTGTGGTCGCAGTGGGGATTGCTGTTTTCATTTTGGTATCAGCAGCTAGTGTGCTCTGCTTCCGAGCCAAGAAAATGGGAACTGTGAGGCCATGGGCAACAGGTCTCAGTGGTCAGTTGCAGAAAGCATTTGTAACTG GTGTACCTTCCTTGAAACGATCGGAGCTGGAAACAGCATGCGAGGATTTCAGCAATATAATTGGTTCTACCTCTAGCTGCATGCTGTACAAGGGGACCTTGTCAAGTGGGGTTGAGATTGCTGTGGCCTCAAGCTTGGTAACATCTGCTAAGGATTGGTCGAAAGAAAATGAATCACAGTATAGGAAGAAG ATCACAAGTTTGTCCAAAGTAAGCCACAAGAATTTTATGAACTTGCTTGGCTACTGCGAGGAAGAGCATCCCTTTACTAGAGCGATGGTATTTGAATATGCTCCAAATGGGACACTTTTTGAGCATCTCCACA TCAGGGAAGCAGAGAAGCTTGACTGGATGACGCGGCTGCGGGTATCCATGGGCATTGCTTACTGTCTTGAGCACATGCATCAGCTGAAAACCCCAGTTGTGCCTAGGAATTTCGACTCAACAACGATATACCTTACCGATGACTTCGCTGCAAAAGTCTCAGATCTCGAATTTTGGAATGACGCAAAGGGGCATAGTTCAACCAACGGCGACCTGACATCATCATCGGACCTGGAGAACATTGTGCGCAAGTATGGCATAGTACTGCTGGAAATATTGACCGGACGAGTCCCCTATTCTGAGGATGGGCCACTGGAGCATTGGGCTTCACGCTACTTCAATGGCGAGATGCGTCTCGAGGAGCTGATTGACCCTGGCATCGGCTCCTTCCCTGAAGACGCTGCGCGTGCGCTCTGCGAGGTTGCAAGGTCCTGCATTGATCCAGATCCAAAGAAGAGACCGCAGATGGCAGAGGTTGCAGCTCGGATGAGAGAGATCACTGCGTTGGGGCCTGACGGAGCGACTCCAAAGGTGTCTCCGCTGTGGTGGGCTGAGCTTGAGATCATGTCTTCTGAGagttga
- the LOC120691962 gene encoding ethylene-overproduction protein 1-like isoform X1, producing MTNNFLTTIKSLKLIEGCKAAQLYALSSLGPASTSGSGDAGGSGRPQPPPPPKTISLRSGSLYYPHAAPSTSGAFTPEHHLPCGLPVADALEPALDACLRPVDHVGALAASFRRVSAATAVGEDDLCDAYLEQHALFQSIGDARLLRRSLRAARIHADDPHRRVVLAAWLRYERREDELDPAPPPLAPCTATTPLLECPRAAVFASVSSGVEPVCPCRRPPPPPATPPPQRLRRNTSEMSEEEEEPETNDLWFIIGEEKVACERSCIAALSKPLNTLLYGGFAEAQRDRIDFSRDGITARGMRAVAAYSRRGQVDDFPPDIISQLLAFSNKFCCDGLKAACDNKLASMVRGVDDAHSLIEVGLEEASHLLVASCLQAFLRELPKSLANPDIARLLCSPEGRECLDIAGNASFALYYFLSYVAMEQDLKSNTTVMLLERLNECAELPWQKQLALHQLGCVMLARGEFEDAQEWFEAAVAEDHVYSLAGEARAKYKRGHKYAAYKLMNSVVGEYEEPAGWMYQERALYCVGKEKQADLQSATELDPTMTFPYKYRACALLEEDKAASAIAEISKVIGFKMATDCLELRAWFYLALEEYELTVQDVRAILTLDPSYMMFHGRMHGEQLIELLRGQVQQWDMADCWMQLYDRWSAVDDIGSLAVVQQMLTREPGNSSLRFRQSLLLLRLNCQKAAMRSLRYARNSSVHEHERLVYEGWILYDSGHRDEALAKAEQSISLQRSFEAFFLKAYALGDSSLDTESSLSVVQLLEHANSCASDNLRKGQVRIVRDHRHGSFPCKLSVLTADGLQAYNNMGSIFVDCDMLDEAAECYGIALNIKHTRAHQGLARVHYLKNRKQAAFDEMTKLVQIATNSASAYEKRSEYGERDAAKNDLNTATLLDPTRTYPYRYRAAVLMDENKEEEAIAELSGAIAFKPDLQLLHLRAAFFDSMGDTASTMRDCEAALCLDPTHGDTLELYSKVSARAEPES from the exons ATGACCAATAACTTCCTCACGACGATAaaaagcctgaagctgatcgagGGGTGCAAGGCCGCGCAACTCTACGCGTTGAGCTCCCTCGGGCCGGCCTCCACCTCCGGCTCAGGGGATGCAGGCGGGAGCGGCAGGCCccaacccccgccgccgcccaagacCATCTCGCTGCGGTCGGGTTCGTTGTACTACCCGCACGCGGCGCCGTCCACGTCGGGGGCCTTCACGCCCGAGCACCACCTGCCGTGCGGCCTCCCGGTGGCCGACGCGCTCGAGCCGGCCCTGGACGCGTGCCTGCGCCCCGTCGACCACGTCGGCGCGCTCGCCGCGTCGTTCCGGCGGGTCTCGGCCGCCACGGCGGTGGGAGAGGACGACCTCTGCGACGCGTACCTAGAGCAGCACGCGCTGTTCCAGTCCATCGGCGACGCGCGGCTGCTCCGGCGCTCGCTGCGGGCCGCGCGCATCCACGCCGACGACCCGCACCGGCGCGTCGTGCTCGCCGCGTGGCTCCGGTACGAGCGCCGCGAGGACGAGCTcgacccggcgccgccgccgctcgcgccctGCACCGCGACGACACCGCTGCTCGAGTGCCCCCGCGCCGCGGTCTTCGCCAGCGTGTCCTCCGGCGTGGAACCGGTctgcccgtgccgccgcccgccgcctcctcccgccaCCCCTCCACCCCAACGCCTGAGGCGCAACACGTCCGAGatgagcgaggaggaggaggagccggagaCCAATGACCTGTGGTTCATCATCGGCGAGGAGAAGGTGGCGTGCGAGCGCTCGTGCATCGCCGCGCTCTCCAAGCCGCTCAACACGCTCCTCTACGGCGGGTTCGCCGAGGCGCAGCGCGACCGGATCGATTTCTCTCGCGACGGCATCACGGCGCGCGGCatgcgcgccgtcgccgcctacAGCCGCCGCGGCCAGGTCGACGACTTCCCGCCCGACATCATCTCCCAGCTCCTCGCCTTCTCCAACAAGTTCTGCTGCGACGGCCTCAAGGCAGCCTGCGACAACAAGCTCGCATCCATGGTgcgcggcgtcgacgacgcccACTCCCTCATCGAGGTCGGCCTCGAGGAGGCCTCCCACCTCCTCGTCGCCTCCTGCCTCCAGGCCTTCCTGCGGGAGCTCCCCAAGTCGCTCGCCAACCCGGACATCGCGCGCCTTCTCTGCAGCCCGGAGGGCCGGGAGTGCCTTGACATCGCCGGCAACGCGTCCTTCGCGCTCTACTACTTCCTCTCCTACGTCGCCATGGAGCAGGACCTCAAGTCGAACACCACGGTGATGTTGTTGGAGAGGCTGAACGAGTGCGCGGAGCTTCCATGGCAAAAGCAGCTGGCGTTGCACCAGCTCGGGTGCGTGATGCTGGCGCGCGGCGAGTTCGAGGACGCGCAGGAGTGGTTtgaggccgccgtcgccgaggacCATGTCTACTCGCTCGCCGGGGAGGCGCGCGCCAAGTACAAGCGCGGGCACAAGTACGCCGCCTACAAGCTGATGAACAGCGTCGTCGGCGAGTACGAGGAGCCTGCCGGATGGATGTACCAGGAGCGGGCGCTGTATTGCGTCGGCAAGGAGAAGCAGGCCGATCTCCAGTCGGCGACGGAGCTTGACCCGACGATGACGTTCCCATACAAGTACCGCGCCTGCGCGCTGCTGGAGGAGGACAAGGCGGCGTCGGCGATCGCGGAGATCAGCAAGGTGATCGGTTTCAAGATGGCCACCGACTGCCTTGAGCTCCGGGCGTGGTTCTACCTTGCCCTTGAGGAGTACGAGCTGACCGTGCAGGATGTCCGGGCGATACTGACACTGGATCCGAGCTACATGATGTTCCATGGGAGGATGCACGGGGAGCAGCTGATTGAGCTCCTCCGGGGGCAGGTGCAGCAGTGGGACATGGCGGATTGCTGGATGCAGCTGTATGATCGATGGTCGGCGGTGGATGACATCGGCTCTCTAGCAGTTGTGCAGCAGATGCTCACCAGGGAACCCGGAAACAGCAGCTTGCGGTTTCGACAGTCACTTCTCCTGTTAAG GCTAAATTGTCAGAAGGCGGCCATGCGTAGTCTGAGATATGCGCGGAACAGTTCGGTCCATGAGCACGAGAGGCTTGTATACGAAGGATGGATCTTGTACGACAGTGGACATCGGGATGAAGCACTAGCCAAGGCTGAGCAGTCGATTAGCCTTCAGAGATCATTCGAAGCCTTCTTCCTGAAGGCGTATGCTTTGGGAGATTCTAGCCTGGACACGGAATCTTCGCTCTCCGTCGTGCAGCTTCTGGAGCATGCTAACAGCTGTGCTTCCGACAACCTCCGGAAGGGGCAAGTAAGAATCGTCCGtgaccatcgccatggctcttTTCCTTGCAAACTGTCTGTGCTCACAGCTGACGGTCTTCAGGCATACAACAACATGGGGAGCATCTTCGTGGACTGCGACATGCTGGATGAGGCTGCCGAGTGCTACGGCATAGCTCTGAACATAAAGCACACGCGGGCGCATCAGGGTCTGGCGCGCGTCCATTACCTGAAGAACAGGAAGCAAGCTGCGTTCGACGAGATGACCAAGCTCGTGCAGATAGCTACCAACAGCGCGTCGGCGTATGAAAAACGGTCAGAGTACGGCGAGCGCGACGCCGCCAAGAACGACCTGAACACAGCGACGCTTCTGGACCCTACAAGGACCTATCCTTACAGATACAGAGCAGCCG TTCTGATGGACGAGAACAAGGAAGAGGAGGCGATCGCGGAGCTGTCAGGAGCCATAGCCTTCAAGCCGGACCTCCAGCTGCTCCACCTCCGCGCGGCGTTCTTCGACTCCATGGGCGACACGGCGAGCACCATGCGGGACTGCGAGGCGGCGCTCTGCCTGGACCCGACCCACGGCGACACCCTCGAGCTGTACAGCAAAGTCTCCGCCAGGGCCGAGCCGGAGAGCTAG